gacaaattatggagggactaaattgatatttaatgattgaaataaaaataaatgtgtgtgttgaaataaaaaaaaaaacaaaaaaacaaaagtgtaatattactATAACTGTAAGGGTAAAACTGAGAAAAAAAAGATGGTGTCCTCCTTGACAGTTTTTATAAGGTACTCAGTCTTAATAAATAGTATAGAAGTATAGATATAGAAGTATAGAAGTATAGATAGATTATGTTTGattgaaaatttgagagaaaaaaaacAGTAATTATCtatctaattattaaaaatgTAAATTGCCTTAAAACCATGTTTTTGGATTCGGACTACGGATACTTGTCCCCCTTCTATCTATTTTCAGTTTTCACCAATACAGGAGAAAAATACTCAGCTGAACCCTCTCGGGGTCTCTGCGTAGACTCGTTAAACGATATCGTTTCAATGGCAAATCAAGGAGCGAAAAAACGTAAAGAAGAAAATGCCCGTCACATGAAGAACCTTCTCCGCCTCATCATCGTCTCCAATGTAACCTTAATAATTCATCCACTGTACAATTTGAGtttgaatttgaatttgatCTTTATTAATTTTCGTGATTCCCTTTGGTTCGCAAAATTTTGGTTGCAGATAATTTATGTAGCGGTGAGAATTGGAGTCTTCTACTCCAGCTTCACGTGGAAGCATTGGGCGGGATTGATTTTGACTTCCCTTGCTTATGTAATTCCGTATCAGCAGCTCTCTGTAATGGCAAAACCTGCTTACACTGAAGGCGGGGAGCTTCTCGATGGTGGATTTGATATGAGTACTGGAGGGATTTGTGGGTATgtgattttttttgttattattatttttttgttcttaGTCGCAGTTGATGTGGCATGGCATTGATTTAACAAATTCAAACAATCTTGTTTGAAAGAATTGGATTGAGTTTTGAATTTGGATGTCAAATTGTGATGATTGAGAGTAGGAAATTTGAGGATTGGATTAATTTCGAGTCTTGAATTTTGATCTGTTTGttctaatttttgtttttcagaaaatgaaatgaTTTGCTTATACCCCTTATTGAGTAGTAAGCTGCATCCAGTTCAAATTCTCGCTATAATGTATTGACTTTGTTGCAGGATTAATTGTCATACTGAATATGTGGGACAATGCAGCGAGAAGCCTTTTTAGCAACGCCTACTATACAAAAATATGAATGATTATAGTATAATGATGTAAGCAGAATTAACAAATTGATTAGTAGATGAAGATAAGAATCATCTAATAGCTAATTAAATGGTATAAAGCGAACCTTTTGGGTTCATTGTAGATGAAGATAAGAATCATGGTACGGTTTGCACACTTTCTGTTGGTATCTTGGTTTGttaatatttgtttttatttgaacTTTTCATTAGTTGCTGTTCATTGTGATCTTCAATTGGAATGGTTTGTGCcattgttttaaattttaagtACCCTTATCCATTTATGCTCATAGttattgcttttgtgttttATATTTTAGATTTCATCTTGTCTACTGTGTTGATGCAAAAGTATATGACTGCTGGTGCAAAAGAGTCATTTCAAATGTAATAAGTTATTTTACTATCCACTAGCATAATTGGTTTTTTTTTGGTTATGTATTCCATAACTTCAAGTTTTGAATAACACCGTTCTACTTGAGGATCACGATTCCAGCTTAGTGGATGCCTTTTCTTCTGATATCCGATCAGGAAACTGCATGTTTACAGGCATAATGTCTACTCGTATTGAGTGATAGTCATTCCCATTACAACTCTCAATACCGCAGACTGTTTGTATGTGTATAGGATGACTTAATATCGGATTAGAAAGCTTGGACTTGTGTTTACTGACATAGCTTCTTGACTTTTTCTCCTTACTGGGAAGTGGGGTGGAGGTGGAGAATGGGCCGTGGCATCTTGAAATGATGTAAATTTGATGTTGGAAGCTTGCTGGTTGATATGTTTTAAACTACCCCCTTAGTGGatgtttcaaatatttctaTTTTACTTGATAAGCTTGCTTTGGCACTGACATATTCGAATTGTCGAAGAAGAATGCAATAAATGTAAGAACATGTTGCTAATTTTGGTATATGTGAATGTTTCTTGGCTAGTTTCTTTAATTGCTTCATAGTCTTTTTTGTTGCCACGATATACATCGTGCATATCATATGCCATATGGATATATATTTTATTCACCACTCATaaatcattttcatgaagagaACTATAGTCTTATTTTCTGTCTTCTTTTTTTATTGCAGATATTTGCACGATTTGATCTATGTTACGTGTTTTGTCCAACTCAGTTCCATAATATCTGAAAAATTTTGGCTGGTATACTTTGTGGTAAGTTATGTGTATTCAAAATTCAGATCTTTTTTACCATATCTACTCATGCATTGttccttgaaatttttaaatatgatctgatatgatttgttGAACAagttattgatattttatgcaTGTCAATTTTGTCCATTCAACAACTCCGCTATCCTGTTTTAGCTAATGTATCTAAATTCCTTGTTAGTTCCATTAGAAGTTGAATGAACTTGAAtggtttttcattttcttttctaGATTCCAGCATTCGCAGCATATCAACTATTTGGACTTGTCAAAGGGTTCTTGCCTCATGGTTCAGAGGTACTTGCCACCCACATGTTTGGCTTTTCAGTTTTCTGTCTTTCATCAATGATAATTCtgcaaaaaaattataaatatggtGTCACGGTTCTAGTATGGTTTTCACTTACATTGATCAATGGTATAGGGAGATGAAGAAGATGAAAAAATTcgaaagaaaagagaaaagatGGAAAAGAGGGCTTCAAGAGCCAAATTTTTCAAGACAAGGACCAGATAATATGAAATTCTGCCATCGAAGCATTTGAATATTGGTCCAGAAAATTTTTGTATGAAGTGGTTTGTCGAAGCCGATGCCAGCTAACATCGGACTTAAGTCTCATATGGCAATGACGAGTACGACACGACAAGTTCTTGTGTTTTATTTTCAGCTGTATAATGAgtgattataaaaatatttgtgtttGACCAAGAAGTAGGACATTGTCACGAGCTAGGAGCCGGGACAGAGGATACTAATTTATTTTAAGCAATATacgataataataaattaaaaaaaaaaagtgtcaAATCATTTatctattaataaataataataataataatataatgttattatctATTAAATACTAAAGTTAATATGcgttttatataaaatttataaaaacttAATTGTCATTTCGTTAACAATAACCACGATTATAAATTTATCTTCTTATTATACTTAAAATTAAAGGGGGTCAATTATAACCGTAGCTCGGCCGACGTCACGAGATTATTCACATCTTGAATAATGAGTGCATTTTCTTATCGCAACAACTTAAAGACCACTAAAATGATTAAGTACTGCTGCTTCTCTTTTCCTATTTATGGCGACAAAGGGCTGATCGAAAACGTCTGAGTTTTTAAATACACGAGTCAtacaagaagaagaaaaatgcaACGTATTAGAATAAAATTGCAAACCACATCAAGTGTCGGTTGAGTGAATTGAAGAATATATGGGGAATGAAGCATCTAAAAACACTGATTTTGATGCAAAAGTATCTTATCTTGAAACAGATATTTTAAGACAGTCTGCTTAATGTCCAAGAATACCAAGTATTCTTCAATCAATCTTTACTGACGAGAATAGGTAATGGACAAAGTAAAATGAAGTGAGAAAACCGATGGTGCCAGTAGAAAGCATAATGGCAACTGCCATTATCAGCGAGTATCCAACATAGAGTGCAGCTGACACGGTCCCACTCAAACTCTGTAGGTCGAAGACGAGGTAGTTTATGGAATAGAGGAACACATACAGTGCAACTGAACCCGAAGCATAGAACGCTTTCCACCACCACGTCCAATCCTCGACGCAGAGATGCATGTACGTTAGGACAACAGAAACTTCAGCACAAACGGTTACTAACAACAGCattacaatgagcaagaaaccAAACACGTAATAAAATCTTCCAAGCCAGATGCTGGAGAGTATGAAGAACAGTTCGATAAAAAGGGTTCCGAATGGAAGAGTTCCAGCACCAAGAATTAGTAGCCATGAGGGATATTTGCGTGAGGGGATCTCTCTTGGGATTTGATTGGTTCGGACAGGGTATTGTATCGGCTCAGCTTGTGTTCCTAAGAATCCTCCAACAAGAGTGAGTGGTACCGAGATACAGAACCAAAGTGCAAAGAGTGTGAAGTACAAGGAAATGGGAATAGCACCGGTGCTATTACTTCCCCAAAGGATGAAATTCAAAGCTGTCAAGATAACAAAGACAATTCCCGGAAAGAAGCATGCTACTGACCAAGACACTGATCTCCACCCTTCAGATGAACCTTTTATGGTCCTCCACATGCGTACACTTGTGTAACCAGCAGCAATTCCAAGGAAAAGATAAAGCATTATCATACCGGTTAACAGCATACCTCGTGAAGCCGGTGACATGAAACCAAGGGCGGCAAACACGAGAGTGACAAGTGACATCCCGGTAATTTGAACTCCATTTCCAACCATGACACAAAGTAACTTTGAGTGTGATGGTTCTCTGAAGACATCACCAACCACAAGCTTCCATCCAGAGAGCTCCTCATTCATCTGCGCCTGGGCTTCTTTGTCTAACTCTTCATACCTTGTCAAATCTCTTCTCACCGTTCTCAAGAAGATGACAAAAACAATGCCTGCCAAGAAGAAAATCACCATCAATGAGTTCAGAATTGAGAACCAGTGCACACGGGATCCTTCCATCCTCAGATATGCATCCCACCGAGATGGCCACCTAATGTCGCTTTTCACAAATGCAACCTCATAGGTGAATGACACCCGCTCTTGCTCCCTGATAATCTGAGATTTGTCAAGCTCCTTTGGACAGCTTACAGATGTACTATTATCATACATGTGAAGTTTTGACATCTTCTCGGGGTCATTCTTAATGCTGCAAGGAACAACCTCAAAACCAACAATCTCGTAACCTGAAGCCTTCTTTTTATCAGATTGTGAGATTACACCCATACCTTCTTCTCCAGTACCAATAATCTCCACACCTGCTCCTTCGTACTCATGAATCAAAACTGTAAACTTGAGATGATTGATAATGTAATCACCGTCACTGTTGGCAGGAGTGTATCCAACTGGGAACCCAGTCCATTGGATTTTAAGTCCGTTTTGCTCTGTATACCTCATAGCAGGCAAATTGTCGAGATTGATGTTAACCTGATACATATCTCGAGTCCTCTGTTTCAAAAGTTTGACCTCGTGGTCACTCAACGGAGATGTAGTGCATAGGTACACAGTTTCGTTAACATTCATTCTGAAACGGTATGGAGAATTATCGATTTGATCTCCCATTAGAAGTTCTCCAAGATTTTCAGCACTTTTCTTGACTCCCCCTAGAGGTGGACAATAAGGAAGACTGTAATAGCTGAAGGGAAGCTCGGTTTCAATGGAGGTCAAAGAATTCACTTTGGCATAAATCTCTTCCCCTGTTGAGTATGTATGCATATAACTTCCGGGTAGATAAAAACCATTACATGCTTGTAACGTGAGTACCAAGTAGATGAAAGCAGTACATAATTTTCTTCTTGAAATCAAGATCAATTCCATTTTCAGCAGAAGGAAAGCAAAGAAAATGTCCTGCAACTTGCTGAATCCCAGCTAGGATCGATGGCACATTAAAAAAAAGTTTCTGCAATCAGATAAATTATAGAAATGACAAGTGGCGACTAAATGAAGATCAATAATTAAGTATTACTAATCATGTCATGATGAGGGCATTTCAACCAATATTAACAAGAAACATTTGTCATTTTCACTTGATGATACTAGAGGTTTACTAAGATGCATCAAGCTACTAAGCCTAGCATCTTGCGTATTAACAAACAAGAAAATCAACTTAGTGATCAGTTTAGAAAAGAACATGAGGATCAGCAGAGTCCAAAAAATAATTAGTCTTTTCAAGCCATGGTTAACATTGAACAAAACCGTTTCTGTGACAAAGATAGTAGcatgaaacataatcaattatTCAATTTGCACCTAATATAAGCAGTCAGATTAAACTTTTTCCTACCTCCACAAATTACTAGGAAAAAATACCAGAAAGATCCGACCTCTATAACAATATTTTGCGAGGGAATATAAACAAGTCAGATAACAGATAGTATTCCAAGGAGGCATCTGATTGTAAATGAGCGTATAGCTACCGTACA
This Primulina eburnea isolate SZY01 chromosome 2, ASM2296580v1, whole genome shotgun sequence DNA region includes the following protein-coding sequences:
- the LOC140816013 gene encoding transmembrane 9 superfamily member 12 isoform X1; protein product: MSCKNRTYTSQTSDPRDLAAHLLVITRQYLLTKSLDFPIQKSKSLSFSINLNCAQSSSDLHLLGFSKLQDIFFAFLLLKMELILISRRKLCTAFIYLVLTLQACNGFYLPGSYMHTYSTGEEIYAKVNSLTSIETELPFSYYSLPYCPPLGGVKKSAENLGELLMGDQIDNSPYRFRMNVNETVYLCTTSPLSDHEVKLLKQRTRDMYQVNINLDNLPAMRYTEQNGLKIQWTGFPVGYTPANSDGDYIINHLKFTVLIHEYEGAGVEIIGTGEEGMGVISQSDKKKASGYEIVGFEVVPCSIKNDPEKMSKLHMYDNSTSVSCPKELDKSQIIREQERVSFTYEVAFVKSDIRWPSRWDAYLRMEGSRVHWFSILNSLMVIFFLAGIVFVIFLRTVRRDLTRYEELDKEAQAQMNEELSGWKLVVGDVFREPSHSKLLCVMVGNGVQITGMSLVTLVFAALGFMSPASRGMLLTGMIMLYLFLGIAAGYTSVRMWRTIKGSSEGWRSVSWSVACFFPGIVFVILTALNFILWGSNSTGAIPISLYFTLFALWFCISVPLTLVGGFLGTQAEPIQYPVRTNQIPREIPSRKYPSWLLILGAGTLPFGTLFIELFFILSSIWLGRFYYVFGFLLIVMLLLVTVCAEVSVVLTYMHLCVEDWTWWWKAFYASGSVALYVFLYSINYLVFDLQSLSGTVSAALYVGYSLIMAVAIMLSTGTIGFLTSFYFVHYLFSSVKID
- the LOC140816005 gene encoding uncharacterized protein translates to MANQGAKKRKEENARHMKNLLRLIIVSNIIYVAVRIGVFYSSFTWKHWAGLILTSLAYVIPYQQLSVMAKPAYTEGGELLDGGFDMSTGGICGYLHDLIYVTCFVQLSSIISEKFWLVYFVIPAFAAYQLFGLVKGFLPHGSEGDEEDEKIRKKREKMEKRASRAKFFKTRTR
- the LOC140816013 gene encoding transmembrane 9 superfamily member 12 isoform X2; protein product: MELILISRRKLCTAFIYLVLTLQACNGFYLPGSYMHTYSTGEEIYAKVNSLTSIETELPFSYYSLPYCPPLGGVKKSAENLGELLMGDQIDNSPYRFRMNVNETVYLCTTSPLSDHEVKLLKQRTRDMYQVNINLDNLPAMRYTEQNGLKIQWTGFPVGYTPANSDGDYIINHLKFTVLIHEYEGAGVEIIGTGEEGMGVISQSDKKKASGYEIVGFEVVPCSIKNDPEKMSKLHMYDNSTSVSCPKELDKSQIIREQERVSFTYEVAFVKSDIRWPSRWDAYLRMEGSRVHWFSILNSLMVIFFLAGIVFVIFLRTVRRDLTRYEELDKEAQAQMNEELSGWKLVVGDVFREPSHSKLLCVMVGNGVQITGMSLVTLVFAALGFMSPASRGMLLTGMIMLYLFLGIAAGYTSVRMWRTIKGSSEGWRSVSWSVACFFPGIVFVILTALNFILWGSNSTGAIPISLYFTLFALWFCISVPLTLVGGFLGTQAEPIQYPVRTNQIPREIPSRKYPSWLLILGAGTLPFGTLFIELFFILSSIWLGRFYYVFGFLLIVMLLLVTVCAEVSVVLTYMHLCVEDWTWWWKAFYASGSVALYVFLYSINYLVFDLQSLSGTVSAALYVGYSLIMAVAIMLSTGTIGFLTSFYFVHYLFSSVKID